The Lutibacter profundi genome includes a region encoding these proteins:
- a CDS encoding DEAD/DEAH box helicase: MSTFMELGLNSNIIKALTDLGYENPTEIQSKSIPQVLNSKEDLKAFAQTGTGKTAAFSLPIIEQIDTKSKDTQAIILSPTRELAIQIAKNIAEFSKHIDGFRTAAVYGGSNIEEQIRKLKKGVHIVVGTPGRTVDLINRKQLKLSNVKWLVLDEADEMLNMGFKDELDKVLAVTPKEKQTLLFSATFPKEVESIAKNYMHKPVEISAGKKNVGADQVSHQFYVVSERNRYAALKRIADVNPNIYGIIFCRTRRETQEVADKLIKDGYSADALHGDLSQAQRDSVMGKFRKKNLQLLVATDVAARGLDVTDLTHVINHKLPDQIESYTHRSGRTGRAGKEGISIAIVTGREKGKLHPIERLIGKKFVSTSIPTGKEICQNQLLKLIDKVQDIKVNETEMADFLPSIYEKLKDLDREELIKRFVSLEFNTFLSYYENAPDLNDSDQMRGGSDSRGRRRNDENMSRFFINIGRKDRLNPARLIGLINEQQIAKNIEIGQIEILDTFSFFELDKNYTDETIAVFKENDVDFEGRNVNVEITEKKRSGRSGGRRSDGDRKRRDKNSKGDFSKFGRNRSNTKNAFSSANKSSKRRKR, encoded by the coding sequence ATGTCGACATTTATGGAGTTAGGGCTTAATAGCAATATTATTAAGGCTTTAACCGATTTAGGATACGAAAATCCTACAGAAATTCAATCAAAATCAATTCCTCAAGTTTTAAACTCAAAAGAAGATTTAAAAGCATTTGCACAAACAGGTACAGGAAAAACTGCTGCTTTTAGTTTGCCAATTATAGAGCAAATTGATACAAAAAGCAAAGATACACAAGCAATTATCTTATCGCCAACTCGCGAATTAGCAATTCAAATTGCTAAAAATATAGCTGAATTCTCTAAACATATAGATGGTTTTAGAACCGCAGCTGTTTATGGAGGGTCAAATATTGAAGAACAAATTAGAAAACTCAAAAAAGGGGTTCATATTGTTGTTGGTACACCAGGTAGAACGGTGGATTTAATTAACCGAAAACAATTAAAATTATCTAATGTAAAATGGTTAGTTTTAGATGAAGCAGATGAAATGCTGAATATGGGTTTTAAAGATGAGTTAGATAAAGTTCTTGCTGTTACCCCTAAAGAAAAACAAACCTTACTGTTTTCTGCAACTTTCCCAAAAGAAGTAGAAAGTATTGCAAAAAATTATATGCACAAACCAGTTGAAATTAGTGCTGGTAAAAAGAATGTTGGTGCAGATCAAGTATCACATCAATTCTATGTAGTTTCAGAAAGAAATAGGTATGCAGCGCTAAAAAGAATTGCAGATGTAAATCCTAATATTTATGGAATTATTTTTTGTAGAACCCGTAGAGAAACACAGGAAGTTGCCGATAAATTAATAAAAGATGGCTATAGTGCAGATGCGCTTCATGGAGATTTATCACAAGCTCAACGAGATAGTGTTATGGGTAAATTTCGTAAAAAAAACTTACAGCTTTTAGTTGCAACAGATGTGGCTGCCAGAGGTTTAGACGTTACCGATTTAACACATGTTATAAACCATAAATTACCAGACCAAATAGAGTCTTATACTCACCGAAGTGGTAGAACAGGAAGAGCCGGAAAAGAAGGTATTTCAATTGCAATTGTTACAGGGCGTGAAAAAGGTAAATTACACCCTATTGAACGATTAATTGGGAAAAAATTTGTGAGCACCTCTATTCCAACTGGAAAAGAAATTTGCCAAAATCAACTTCTTAAACTAATTGATAAAGTACAAGACATTAAAGTTAATGAGACTGAAATGGCTGATTTTCTACCTTCTATTTATGAAAAATTAAAAGATTTAGACAGAGAAGAATTAATAAAACGTTTTGTTTCACTTGAATTTAACACATTTTTATCATATTATGAAAATGCACCTGATTTAAATGACAGTGACCAAATGAGAGGTGGTTCAGATAGTAGAGGAAGACGAAGAAATGACGAAAATATGTCTCGTTTTTTTATCAATATAGGGAGAAAAGACAGGTTAAATCCTGCCCGATTAATTGGTTTAATTAATGAGCAGCAAATTGCAAAAAATATTGAAATAGGTCAAATTGAAATTCTAGATACATTTTCATTTTTTGAATTAGACAAAAACTATACCGATGAAACAATTGCTGTTTTTAAGGAGAACGATGTTGATTTTGAAGGTAGGAATGTAAATGTAGAGATTACAGAGAAAAAACGCTCTGGAAGAAGTGGTGGAAGAAGAAGCGATGGAGATAGAAAAAGAAGAGACAAAAATTCAAAAGGAGATTTTAGTAAATTTGGACGAAATCGTTCTAATACTAAAAATGCTTTTAGCTCAGCTAATAAAAGCTCTAAAAGAAGAAAAAGATAA
- a CDS encoding ABC-F family ATP-binding cassette domain-containing protein gives MLSVSNLSVQFGKRVLFDDVNTKFTIGNCYGIIGANGSGKSTFLKIISGQIDPTSGQVHLEAGKRMSVLSQDHYAFDNYQVLDTVMLGNKKLFDIKKEMDVIYAKEDFSEEDGIKVGELGVEFEEMGGWNAESNAATLLSSLGIKEDLHYTLMSELDGKAKVRVLLAQALFGNPDVLIMDEPTNNLDFETIGWLENFLANYDNTVIVVSHDRHFLDAVCTHISDIDFGKINHYSGNYTFWYESSQLAAKQRAQQNKKAEDKKKELEEFIRRFSANVAKSKQATSRKKMIAKLDVNQIKPSSRRYPAIIFERDREAGDQILNVEHLSKSTDEEVLFKDIHFNLNKGDKVALISKNPRAVTTFYEILNGHIKADSGKFQWGVTTSQSYLPLDNSEFFKDVNLNLVDWLRQYAKTEEEREEVYLRGFLGKMIFSGEEALKKCNVLSGGEKVRCMLSRMMMIRANVLMLDEPTNHLDLESIQAFNNSLKNFKGTVLFTTHDHEFAHTVANRIIEITPKGVIDRYSTFDEYLEDSKTKELRAKMYQ, from the coding sequence ATGCTTTCAGTATCAAATTTGTCTGTTCAATTCGGTAAACGTGTTTTGTTTGACGATGTAAATACAAAATTTACAATAGGAAATTGCTACGGAATTATTGGTGCCAATGGTTCAGGAAAATCAACTTTTTTAAAAATTATTTCAGGTCAAATAGATCCAACATCAGGACAAGTACATTTAGAAGCTGGTAAACGCATGTCTGTTCTTTCTCAAGATCATTACGCTTTTGATAACTATCAGGTTTTAGATACGGTTATGTTGGGTAATAAAAAATTATTTGATATTAAAAAAGAGATGGATGTTATTTATGCCAAAGAAGATTTTTCTGAAGAAGATGGTATTAAAGTTGGAGAATTAGGTGTTGAATTTGAAGAAATGGGAGGTTGGAATGCTGAAAGTAACGCAGCAACATTATTATCCTCATTAGGAATAAAAGAAGATTTGCATTATACGTTAATGAGTGAGTTAGATGGGAAGGCAAAAGTACGTGTATTATTAGCTCAAGCATTGTTTGGAAATCCAGATGTTTTAATTATGGATGAGCCTACCAATAATCTTGATTTTGAAACTATTGGTTGGTTAGAGAATTTTTTGGCTAACTATGATAATACTGTAATTGTAGTATCGCATGACCGTCACTTTTTAGATGCTGTTTGTACTCATATTTCTGATATTGATTTTGGAAAAATAAATCATTATTCAGGAAATTATACTTTTTGGTATGAATCTAGTCAGTTAGCAGCAAAACAACGTGCTCAGCAGAATAAGAAAGCTGAAGATAAAAAGAAAGAATTAGAAGAGTTTATTCGTCGTTTTTCAGCCAATGTTGCAAAATCTAAACAAGCAACATCTCGTAAAAAAATGATTGCAAAATTAGATGTTAATCAAATAAAACCTTCAAGTCGTAGGTATCCAGCAATTATATTTGAACGTGATAGAGAAGCAGGGGATCAAATTTTAAATGTTGAACATTTATCTAAATCAACAGATGAAGAAGTGTTATTTAAAGATATTCACTTTAATTTAAATAAAGGAGATAAAGTAGCGTTAATATCAAAAAATCCAAGAGCTGTAACTACATTTTATGAAATTTTAAATGGACATATAAAAGCTGATAGCGGTAAATTTCAATGGGGTGTTACTACAAGTCAGTCATATTTACCCTTAGATAATTCTGAATTTTTTAAAGATGTTAATTTAAATTTAGTTGATTGGTTGCGACAATATGCGAAAACCGAAGAAGAACGTGAAGAAGTGTATTTAAGAGGATTTCTTGGGAAAATGATTTTTAGCGGAGAAGAAGCTCTAAAAAAATGCAATGTGCTTTCTGGAGGAGAAAAAGTACGTTGTATGTTATCTAGGATGATGATGATTAGAGCCAATGTGTTAATGTTAGATGAACCAACAAACCACCTAGATTTAGAGTCAATACAGGCATTTAATAATTCGTTAAAAAACTTTAAAGGCACAGTATTGTTTACAACTCATGACCATGAATTTGCACATACCGTTGCTAACAGAATTATTGAAATAACACCAAAGGGAGTCATAGATAGATATTCTACATTTGATGAGTATCTTGAAGATTCTAAAACTAAAGAACTTAGAGCTAAAATGTATCAATAA
- a CDS encoding c-type cytochrome produces MKKSVLVLGLAALFFVSCGEKKKEEKTKPMMQQPMMQHNTTTETTTATKEADATSDVADSKVELGKKLFSEKTCATCHNPTMKVIGPSIKEINKIYSEKNGDIVKFLKEESKPIVDTDPGQVAIMKANLDGFVKNLSEEELAAIAAYMKSVK; encoded by the coding sequence ATGAAAAAATCAGTATTAGTTTTAGGATTAGCTGCACTATTTTTTGTGAGTTGCGGTGAAAAAAAGAAAGAAGAAAAAACAAAACCAATGATGCAACAGCCAATGATGCAACATAATACAACTACGGAAACAACCACAGCGACTAAGGAAGCTGATGCAACATCCGATGTGGCTGATAGTAAGGTTGAATTAGGTAAAAAATTATTTTCTGAAAAAACCTGTGCCACTTGTCACAATCCAACTATGAAAGTTATTGGCCCTTCAATTAAAGAAATTAATAAAATATATTCTGAGAAAAATGGGGATATTGTTAAGTTTTTAAAAGAAGAATCTAAACCTATTGTAGATACTGACCCTGGACAAGTTGCAATTATGAAAGCAAACTTAGATGGTTTTGTTAAAAATCTTTCTGAAGAAGAATTGGCTGCAATAGCAGCTTATATGAAAAGCGTTAAATAA
- a CDS encoding NAD(P) transhydrogenase subunit alpha → MNELLEFISNNLELIYILILAIFIGVELIKNVPSVLHTPLMSGANALSGVVIVGALLVMLQANPKDYLSLGLGFVAVVLGIINVIGGFAVTDRMLQMFKKKK, encoded by the coding sequence ATGAATGAATTATTAGAATTTATTAGCAATAATTTAGAATTAATATATATCCTAATTTTAGCGATATTTATTGGTGTAGAATTAATAAAAAATGTACCATCCGTATTACACACTCCTTTAATGTCAGGTGCAAATGCACTAAGTGGTGTTGTAATTGTTGGAGCATTATTAGTAATGCTTCAAGCAAATCCTAAAGATTACTTATCATTAGGTTTAGGGTTTGTTGCCGTAGTATTAGGAATTATAAACGTGATTGGTGGTTTTGCAGTTACCGACCGTATGTTACAAATGTTTAAAAAGAAAAAATAA
- a CDS encoding MBL fold metallo-hydrolase: MKITFLGTGTSQGIPVINCTHPVCLSKDKRDKRLRVSILVEWDDFSYVVDCGPDFRYQMLRANVTKIDGVLFTHEHADHTAGLDDLRPFSFQLGAVPIYAQKRVLENLAQRFDYIFEDKNKYPGAPSVVQNEIKNTPFQLKNLKIIPIEVAHGELLIFGFRFGNVAYLTDVKTITTKEKTKLKNLEVLIINAIRYKPHRSHLNLEEALNLIEELKPKKAYLTHISHYLGFHADVEKTLPKNVFLAYDELVLDIT, from the coding sequence ATTAAAATTACTTTTTTAGGCACAGGTACATCGCAAGGAATTCCAGTTATTAACTGTACACATCCTGTTTGTTTATCAAAAGACAAAAGAGATAAACGTTTAAGAGTCTCAATTTTGGTTGAATGGGATGATTTTTCTTATGTAGTGGATTGTGGGCCAGATTTTAGGTATCAAATGTTGAGAGCAAATGTTACTAAAATTGATGGTGTTTTGTTTACACATGAACATGCGGATCATACGGCGGGTTTAGACGATTTACGTCCATTTAGTTTTCAATTAGGAGCTGTGCCAATTTATGCTCAAAAAAGAGTACTAGAAAATTTAGCTCAGAGATTTGATTATATTTTTGAAGATAAAAATAAATATCCAGGAGCCCCAAGTGTTGTACAAAATGAAATAAAAAACACTCCATTTCAATTAAAAAATTTAAAAATAATTCCAATTGAAGTAGCACATGGTGAATTGCTAATTTTTGGGTTCAGATTTGGAAATGTAGCTTACTTAACAGATGTTAAAACCATAACAACGAAGGAAAAGACTAAACTTAAAAACTTAGAAGTTTTAATTATTAATGCTATACGTTACAAACCACATCGCTCTCATTTAAATTTGGAAGAAGCATTAAATTTAATTGAAGAACTAAAACCGAAGAAGGCTTATTTGACACATATAAGTCATTATTTAGGATTTCATGCAGATGTGGAGAAAACATTACCTAAAAATGTGTTTTTAGCGTATGATGAATTAGTGTTAGATATAACTTAA
- a CDS encoding NAD(P)(+) transhydrogenase (Re/Si-specific) subunit beta, protein MNITLSIIYLIATVTFVIGLKMLGHPETAKKGNLIAAVGMILAIIGTIFLHDFEVASINYILIGAALLVGTVVGWLIAIKVEMTKMPELVSLFNGFGGASAMLIGIVEYGNKVGDAMQTSTVIAAIAIGSITFTGSLIAWAKLNGSMKDIRLPKYNLLNNIVLLGLLAFSTYIVMMGGNHLFLIYILLFASLVYGILFVIPIGGADMPVVISLLNSLTGIAAAITGILYGNMVMLVGGILVGSAGLILTFVMCDAMNRSLSNVIFGAFGGDGSTEGVAAVGKTGGTVKKTTASDAAIMLNYASKVVIVPGYGLAVAQAQHVIHELELLLTSKGVDVSYAIHPVAGRMPGHMNVLLAESNVDYDKLIEMDDINPQFPNTDVVLVVGANDVVNPAAHNDPSSPIYGMPILDVENAKHIIINKRSMNVGYAGIQNELFFNQKTSMLFGDAKAALTDLVSELKNM, encoded by the coding sequence ATGAATATAACATTAAGTATTATCTATTTGATTGCAACCGTTACATTTGTTATCGGTTTAAAAATGTTAGGACACCCTGAAACAGCAAAAAAAGGAAATTTAATTGCTGCGGTAGGTATGATTTTAGCTATTATTGGAACAATCTTTTTACATGATTTTGAAGTAGCTTCTATAAATTACATTTTAATTGGAGCTGCTTTATTAGTTGGAACTGTCGTTGGATGGCTAATTGCCATTAAAGTTGAAATGACAAAAATGCCCGAATTAGTTTCACTATTCAATGGTTTTGGAGGTGCAAGTGCAATGCTAATTGGAATAGTTGAATATGGCAATAAAGTTGGAGACGCAATGCAAACTTCAACCGTAATTGCGGCTATTGCTATTGGTAGTATTACCTTTACAGGAAGTTTAATTGCTTGGGCTAAATTAAATGGCTCTATGAAAGATATTAGGCTTCCAAAATATAACCTACTAAATAATATAGTTTTATTAGGGCTATTAGCCTTCTCAACTTATATTGTTATGATGGGTGGAAACCATTTATTCCTAATTTATATCTTATTATTTGCTTCGTTAGTTTATGGAATTTTATTTGTTATACCAATTGGAGGAGCTGATATGCCAGTTGTAATCTCTCTTTTAAACTCTTTAACAGGTATTGCAGCTGCAATCACAGGTATTCTATACGGTAATATGGTGATGTTGGTTGGAGGTATCTTAGTTGGATCTGCAGGGTTAATTTTAACTTTTGTAATGTGTGATGCAATGAATAGATCTCTAAGTAATGTGATTTTTGGAGCATTTGGAGGTGATGGTTCTACAGAAGGAGTTGCAGCAGTTGGAAAAACAGGCGGTACTGTTAAGAAAACAACGGCTAGTGATGCTGCAATTATGCTTAATTATGCAAGTAAAGTTGTAATTGTACCTGGTTATGGATTAGCCGTAGCACAAGCGCAACACGTTATTCACGAACTTGAATTATTGCTAACTAGCAAAGGTGTTGATGTGTCTTATGCCATTCACCCAGTTGCAGGTCGTATGCCCGGCCATATGAATGTTTTATTGGCTGAAAGCAATGTTGACTACGATAAATTAATTGAAATGGATGATATTAACCCTCAATTCCCTAATACTGATGTGGTATTGGTGGTGGGTGCAAACGACGTTGTAAATCCTGCAGCACATAACGACCCTTCAAGTCCTATCTATGGTATGCCAATTTTAGATGTAGAAAATGCGAAGCATATTATTATTAATAAACGTAGTATGAATGTTGGTTATGCTGGTATTCAAAATGAATTATTTTTTAATCAAAAAACTTCAATGCTCTTTGGTGATGCTAAAGCTGCTTTAACAGACTTAGTTTCAGAACTAAAAAACATGTAA
- the rocD gene encoding ornithine--oxo-acid transaminase, which translates to MVSEKISSEQAINLEEKYGAHNYHPLPVVLSRGEGVYVWDVDGKRYYDFLSAYSAVNQGHCHPKIIKALTNQAQTLTLTSRAFYNDILGKYEEYITQYFGFDKVLPMNSGAEAVETAIKLCRKYAYEKKGIAENKAEIIVCENNFHGRTTTIISFSNDEDARKNFGPYTAGFIKIEYDNLDALETTLKSFDNIAGFLVEPIQGEAGVYVPSEGYLKKAKELCEKYDVLFIADEVQTGIARTGKLLAVDYENVTPDILILGKALSGGVYPVSAVLANNAIMDVIKPGQHGSTFGGNPLAAAVAIAALKVIKEEDLAKNAEQLGNLFRNEIQKLVNSNGLVKQVRGKGLLNAIIINESEDSSTAWDICLKLRDNGLLAKPTHGNIIRFAPPLVMNEEQLLDCISIIKKTIVEFKL; encoded by the coding sequence ATGGTTTCAGAAAAAATTTCATCAGAACAAGCAATTAATTTAGAAGAAAAATATGGTGCACATAATTATCACCCGCTACCAGTAGTATTAAGTAGAGGAGAAGGGGTATATGTTTGGGATGTTGACGGTAAGCGATATTATGATTTTTTATCGGCTTACTCAGCTGTTAATCAAGGGCATTGTCATCCTAAAATTATCAAAGCATTAACAAATCAAGCTCAAACCTTAACATTAACTTCCAGAGCTTTTTACAATGATATACTTGGCAAATACGAAGAATACATTACGCAATATTTTGGTTTTGATAAAGTACTGCCAATGAATAGTGGAGCAGAAGCTGTTGAAACAGCAATTAAATTATGTAGAAAATATGCATATGAAAAAAAAGGAATTGCCGAAAACAAAGCTGAGATAATTGTATGTGAAAATAACTTTCATGGAAGAACTACAACCATCATTTCCTTTTCTAACGATGAAGATGCTCGTAAAAATTTTGGACCTTATACAGCTGGATTTATTAAAATAGAGTACGATAATTTAGATGCTTTGGAAACTACATTAAAATCATTTGATAACATAGCAGGGTTTTTGGTTGAACCCATCCAAGGAGAAGCAGGAGTTTATGTGCCTTCAGAAGGATATTTAAAAAAAGCAAAAGAACTGTGTGAAAAATATGATGTTCTTTTTATAGCAGATGAGGTACAAACGGGTATTGCAAGAACAGGGAAATTATTGGCGGTAGATTATGAAAACGTAACACCAGATATTTTAATTTTAGGAAAAGCGTTAAGTGGAGGAGTTTATCCTGTATCAGCAGTACTAGCAAATAATGCAATAATGGATGTTATAAAGCCTGGGCAACACGGTTCTACTTTTGGGGGCAATCCATTGGCTGCTGCTGTCGCAATTGCAGCACTCAAAGTTATAAAAGAAGAAGATTTAGCTAAAAATGCAGAGCAATTAGGGAATTTATTTAGAAATGAAATTCAAAAATTAGTTAATTCCAATGGTTTGGTAAAGCAGGTGAGAGGTAAAGGCTTATTAAATGCAATAATTATTAACGAATCTGAAGATAGTTCTACAGCTTGGGATATTTGTTTAAAATTACGTGATAATGGTTTGTTAGCGAAACCAACTCATGGAAATATTATTCGTTTTGCACCTCCATTGGTTATGAATGAAGAGCAATTATTAGATTGTATTTCAATTATAAAGAAAACAATTGTTGAATTCAAATTGTAA
- a CDS encoding RNA polymerase sigma factor produces the protein MIDERLLVAQLKNSDTQELAFRNLMSLYKERLYWHIRKIVLNHEDADDVLQNTFIKVFKNIHSFKENSKLYSWIYRIATNEAITFINKKAAKQHIDINELQHKITDNLHEDPHYSGSEIQQLLQKAIISLPQKQQLVFNMKYFDEMKYSDISEILDTSVGALKASYFHAVKKIEKFLKSY, from the coding sequence GTGATAGACGAAAGATTATTAGTTGCTCAACTTAAAAATTCTGACACTCAGGAACTAGCATTTAGAAACTTAATGTCTCTATACAAAGAACGTTTGTATTGGCATATACGTAAAATTGTTTTAAATCATGAAGATGCAGATGATGTACTTCAAAATACATTCATTAAAGTTTTTAAGAATATCCATTCATTTAAAGAAAACAGTAAATTATATTCTTGGATATATAGAATAGCTACCAATGAAGCCATTACTTTTATTAATAAAAAAGCGGCAAAACAGCATATTGATATCAATGAATTACAGCATAAAATAACTGATAATTTACATGAAGACCCTCATTACTCAGGTAGTGAAATTCAACAATTATTACAAAAAGCAATTATTTCATTACCTCAAAAACAACAATTAGTATTTAACATGAAATATTTTGATGAAATGAAGTATTCAGATATCTCTGAAATTTTAGACACTTCTGTTGGAGCCTTAAAAGCATCATATTTTCATGCCGTAAAAAAAATTGAAAAATTTTTAAAATCATATTAA
- a CDS encoding Re/Si-specific NAD(P)(+) transhydrogenase subunit alpha, translating to MKIGVLKETKVGEKRVAISPSIAKKLIDKGFEVLIEEDAGSASSFKNSDYEAIGASVEKRGVVFKNATILIKINPFDEEDLKLVDKGHILMSQLYHKSNPKLIESIAATGATAFSMDAMPRISRAQDMDVLSSQSNLAGYKAVILGAYEMTKIFPLMMTAAGTITPSKVLIYGVGVAGLQAIATAKRLGAVVMATDIRMETKEQAESLGAKFISVDNTGEESEGGYAKEASEDYARRQKEAVNKSLFDADLVITTAMIPGRKSPVLITEEQVKQMKNGAVIIDLAAAQGGNCEISEMNKTVTKHGVKIIGTTISPESVSTNASDLYAKNIYNFIMHLTENNEFKWELDEEITDETLIVQEGKIRKN from the coding sequence ATGAAAATAGGTGTATTAAAAGAAACAAAAGTAGGCGAAAAAAGAGTAGCCATTTCACCCAGTATAGCCAAAAAGCTTATTGACAAAGGGTTTGAAGTTTTAATTGAAGAAGATGCAGGTTCAGCCTCCTCCTTTAAAAATTCAGACTATGAAGCAATTGGTGCTTCAGTAGAAAAAAGAGGAGTAGTTTTTAAAAATGCAACCATACTTATAAAAATTAACCCATTTGATGAAGAAGATTTAAAATTAGTGGATAAAGGGCACATTTTAATGAGCCAACTATACCACAAATCAAATCCTAAACTCATTGAATCAATTGCCGCAACAGGTGCTACTGCATTTTCAATGGATGCTATGCCTCGTATTTCAAGGGCACAAGATATGGATGTTTTAAGTTCACAAAGTAATTTAGCTGGTTATAAAGCTGTTATTTTAGGCGCCTATGAAATGACAAAAATATTTCCATTAATGATGACAGCAGCAGGTACAATTACCCCTTCAAAAGTTTTAATCTATGGTGTTGGCGTTGCTGGTTTACAAGCAATTGCAACGGCTAAAAGGTTGGGAGCTGTTGTTATGGCTACTGATATTAGAATGGAAACAAAAGAACAAGCTGAATCACTGGGAGCTAAATTCATATCAGTTGATAATACGGGTGAAGAATCTGAAGGCGGTTATGCTAAAGAAGCTTCTGAAGATTACGCACGCAGACAAAAAGAAGCTGTTAATAAATCGTTATTTGATGCAGATTTGGTAATTACTACGGCTATGATACCAGGACGTAAATCTCCTGTATTAATTACTGAAGAACAAGTTAAACAAATGAAAAATGGTGCTGTTATTATTGATTTAGCTGCCGCACAAGGAGGTAACTGTGAAATTAGTGAAATGAATAAAACAGTTACCAAGCATGGTGTAAAAATTATTGGAACCACTATTTCTCCAGAAAGCGTTTCAACTAATGCAAGTGATTTATACGCAAAAAACATATATAACTTTATAATGCATTTAACTGAAAATAATGAATTTAAATGGGAGTTGGATGAAGAAATAACTGATGAAACTTTAATTGTACAAGAAGGAAAAATTAGAAAAAACTAA
- a CDS encoding nicotinate-nucleotide adenylyltransferase, with product MTLKLKGDIEISDIPPCTTKALKINLNQNIYGTFAEIGAGQETVRNFFRAGGASGTIAKAMSAYDKNFSDAIYGVEEDGRYVTEERLKKMLHYEIELIEDRLNRKKHPGKMFFSYANTVTTIDFAKKFKGHGWIGLNFQLDPLEDYNEIILHARFKETDAKLQQETLGVLGVNLIYGAFYLNDNPKELLKSLYDNLHEVQLEIDMINFSGPRFSYIDNRLMSLLLVKNGMTNAVMFGPDGNNLLPAQQLYKANILTLRGSFRPVTKVNMDMYKLAEELFLKENKVDKKNTKIIFEITLTNLISEGEINERDFLERAELLCSLGQNVMITNFQEYYKLVEYFSEFTKARMALAMGVSSFVQIFDEKYYRNLSGGILEAFGKLFYKDLKVYLYPLKDQRTGEIKTSENLKVHPRMKELYKFFKYNGKVVDIEDYNPEILDIFSRVVLDMIAKGEKGWEDMLPKGISEIIKNERLFGYSKRKFEKLT from the coding sequence ATGACATTAAAATTAAAAGGTGATATTGAAATTAGTGATATCCCTCCATGTACTACAAAAGCCTTAAAAATAAATCTTAACCAAAATATTTATGGCACTTTTGCCGAAATAGGTGCTGGTCAAGAAACAGTTCGGAATTTTTTTAGAGCTGGTGGTGCCTCAGGTACTATTGCTAAGGCAATGAGCGCTTATGATAAAAATTTTTCAGACGCCATCTATGGAGTTGAAGAAGATGGTCGTTATGTTACTGAAGAAAGACTAAAAAAAATGCTTCACTATGAAATTGAACTAATTGAAGATCGATTAAACAGAAAAAAACATCCAGGAAAAATGTTTTTTTCATATGCAAATACAGTAACAACTATAGATTTTGCCAAAAAATTCAAAGGGCATGGCTGGATTGGACTTAATTTTCAATTGGATCCTTTAGAAGATTATAATGAAATTATTTTACACGCACGCTTTAAGGAAACTGATGCTAAATTACAACAAGAAACTCTAGGCGTTTTAGGAGTTAACTTAATTTATGGAGCTTTTTATTTAAATGACAACCCTAAAGAGTTACTAAAATCGTTATATGATAACTTACATGAAGTTCAATTGGAAATTGATATGATTAATTTCTCTGGCCCTCGATTTTCATATATTGATAATAGACTCATGAGCCTATTATTGGTAAAAAATGGCATGACAAATGCAGTAATGTTTGGTCCAGATGGAAACAACTTATTACCTGCTCAACAATTATACAAAGCCAATATTTTGACGTTACGCGGTAGCTTTAGACCTGTAACTAAAGTAAATATGGACATGTATAAACTAGCTGAAGAACTTTTTTTAAAAGAAAATAAAGTCGATAAAAAAAACACTAAAATAATATTTGAAATTACATTAACTAATTTAATTTCTGAAGGAGAAATTAATGAAAGAGATTTCTTAGAAAGAGCTGAGTTACTATGCTCACTAGGTCAAAATGTAATGATTACCAATTTCCAAGAATACTATAAATTGGTTGAATACTTCTCTGAATTTACAAAAGCCAGAATGGCTTTAGCAATGGGAGTTTCAAGCTTTGTTCAAATATTTGATGAGAAATACTACCGCAATTTAAGTGGCGGAATTTTAGAGGCTTTTGGTAAATTATTTTATAAAGATTTAAAAGTTTATTTATACCCTCTTAAAGATCAACGAACAGGTGAAATTAAAACGAGTGAAAATCTAAAAGTTCATCCTCGAATGAAAGAATTATATAAATTCTTCAAATACAATGGAAAAGTAGTTGATATTGAAGATTATAATCCTGAAATTTTAGATATTTTCTCTAGGGTTGTTCTTGATATGATAGCAAAAGGAGAAAAAGGCTGGGAAGATATGCTCCCAAAAGGAATTTCTGAAATTATAAAAAATGAACGATTGTTTGGCTATTCAAAAAGAAAATTTGAGAAACTAACATAA